The stretch of DNA TCGGGGCGGGGAGGCGGGGGTGATCGGGCGGGCCGCGCGGCGACGGCTGGCGCCGCGGGGGGCGGCTCGGCCGCGGCGCCGGTCGCCGGCCGCGGCGGGCGCTGGTCGTCCGGCCGGTAGAGGGGCGCGGCCGGGGTGAGGGCGGGCTCCTCCCGGATGAAGGTCTGCTCCTTGAGGGCCTCGTACTCCAGCCGGAGGCGCAGATCGCCGATAGCGATGACCTGCCCGGAGGCCACGTCGACCCAGCCGTCGATGCGCTCGTTGTCGACCGCGCAGCCGTTTCGGCTGCCCAGATCCCGCACCCGGTAGCCCCGGCCGGCCTCCCAGCGGAGCTCGGCGTGGCGGCGGGAGACCGAGAGGTCGCGCAGGGGGATCTCGCAGCGGCTGGATCGGCCCAGCACCACCGTACGCAGGTGGGGAACCTCGATGCTACCGCCCCGCCCGGGCCCCTCCAGGATGAAGAGGCGGACCAGCATGTCCTCGGGGGGGCCCCGCGTCCCGGGGTCGGTGGCCGCGCTCGAGCCCCGGCCGGAGTGCTCTGCGCTGCCCGGATCCGTCTCCAGATCGGCCGGATCCCCACCGATGGCCTCGACCTCGTCGGAGTCGAGCCGGCCCACCTCGCGGAGGGCGGCCTCGAAGGGATCGTCCGGCTCGCCGAGGATCGTCGGATCCTCGCGCCGGCGCCCATCGTCCACCGATCGGGGGGGGCGTTTGCGTCGGATGGCCATGCGGGTCAGCACCGGATTTCGGGTACGATCCTCACGATACCACGGGCGAGCGTCCCTCACCCGTTTTACGCCCTTCTTCCGGCATGTTATTGACGCCAGCGCCATGAGCCTTCGCGTCTACGACACCCTCGAAGCCAAGAAGATCGACCTCGAGCCGATGGAGCCCGGCAAGATCGGGCTCTACGTCTGCGGCCCGACCGTGCAGAACGTCCCGCACCTGGGGCACGCGCGCTGCTACACGACCTGGGACGTGGTGGTGCGCTACCTGCGCTTCTCGGGCTTCGAGGTCACCTACGTCCGCAACTACACGGACATCGACGACAAGATCATCAAGATGGCGAACGAGGAGGGCACCCCCGTGCCCGAGTTCGTCGCGCGGAACATCGTCGCCTGGGAGGAGGATCTCGAGGCGATGGGGCTGCTCGATCCGGACGTGAAGCCGAAGGTCACCGAGCACATCCCCGAGATCATCGCCCTGACCGAGGCCCTGATCGAGCGGGGCCTGGCCTACGAGGCCGCCGGCGACGTCTACTTCTCGGTGCGCGACTTCCCGCGCTACGGCCGGCTCTCGAAGCGGGACGTGGACGACATGCGCTCGGGCGCCCGCGTCGATCCGGGCGAGCAGAAGCGCGACCCGCTCGACTTCGCCCTCTGGAAGGCGGCCAAGCCCGGCGAGCCGGAGTGGGAGAGCCCCTGGGGCAAGGGCCGGCCCGGCTGGCACATCGAGTGCTCCGCCATGTCGTCCAAGTACCTGGGCGAGACCTTCGACATCCACGCCGGCGGGCACGATCTGATCTTCCCGCACCACGAGAACGAGATCGCCCAGTCCCTCGGCGGCACCGACGGGCAGTTCGCCCGCCGCTGGATGCACAACGGCTTCGTCAACGTGGACTCGGAGAAGATGTCCAAGTCGCTGGGCAACTTCCGCACCGTGCGCGAGCTCCTCGAGGAGGTCGACGCCGAGGTGCTG from Deltaproteobacteria bacterium encodes:
- a CDS encoding FHA domain-containing protein, whose translation is MDDGRRREDPTILGEPDDPFEAALREVGRLDSDEVEAIGGDPADLETDPGSAEHSGRGSSAATDPGTRGPPEDMLVRLFILEGPGRGGSIEVPHLRTVVLGRSSRCEIPLRDLSVSRRHAELRWEAGRGYRVRDLGSRNGCAVDNERIDGWVDVASGQVIAIGDLRLRLEYEALKEQTFIREEPALTPAAPLYRPDDQRPPRPATGAAAEPPPAAPAVAARPARSPPPPRP
- the cysS gene encoding cysteine--tRNA ligase gives rise to the protein MSLRVYDTLEAKKIDLEPMEPGKIGLYVCGPTVQNVPHLGHARCYTTWDVVVRYLRFSGFEVTYVRNYTDIDDKIIKMANEEGTPVPEFVARNIVAWEEDLEAMGLLDPDVKPKVTEHIPEIIALTEALIERGLAYEAAGDVYFSVRDFPRYGRLSKRDVDDMRSGARVDPGEQKRDPLDFALWKAAKPGEPEWESPWGKGRPGWHIECSAMSSKYLGETFDIHAGGHDLIFPHHENEIAQSLGGTDGQFARRWMHNGFVNVDSEKMSKSLGNFRTVRELLEEVDAEVLKWTLLSSHYRSPLNFTPQLFDEGKKRVRYHYETLRRVARARAKLAEAGFEAGPPDPSTTLPLVKAKRVGELRGKFVEAMDDDFNTAGAFAVLSSAYGLLNELCDAAEAGEGDLGAIANTLMVTEREARALSAVLGLFQAEPDAWLEAQEARAAASSGIDAAKVEALIAERLEARANKDWGRADAIRDELKAMGVVLKDGPNGTEWSAA